The proteins below come from a single Necator americanus strain Aroian chromosome V, whole genome shotgun sequence genomic window:
- a CDS encoding hypothetical protein (NECATOR_CHRV.G20331.T1), translated as MTALRNPKGTVTASRRGMEKNIYDFYSNPFDRYVHLPPYHLREDGQVIPEVLPSEIRYAIMSVRNRTEPGPDRIRPEHLKNPPVLINILARLFTGYLSECKVPKQWKTSKTVLLY; from the coding sequence atgactgctctccggaacccaaagggaacagtcactgcatcgagaagggggatggagaaaaacatctacgacttctactctaaTCCCTTCGACAGatatgtccacttgcctccttaCCATCtaagggaagacggacaagtcattccagaggttctcccgtccgaaatacgatatgctatcatgtcggtaagaaatcgtacggaacccggtcccgacagaataagaccagaacacctgaagaacccgccagtactcatcaacatcctggcgaggctctttacaggttatctgtcggaatgcaaggttcctaaacagtggaagaccagcaagaccgtgttgttgta
- a CDS encoding hypothetical protein (NECATOR_CHRV.G20332.T1) has product MARRRVADRELIADQKRPCACSETQVDSGNGLPVSAELGLAHDILVPRTSIRPKACNQVIGRRKGGGLESPPTNKLHMSTPGKRKFSQKLMGLEACNLPIGFKIFMQNTVVEKSLLIPEESLVR; this is encoded by the coding sequence ATGGCGCGTcgccgggtggcggatagggagctaatcgcggaccaaaagcgaccttgtgcttgctcagagacgcaggtggattcagggaatggactccctgtttctgctgagctaGGACTGGCTCATGACATTCTTGTACCCCGTACGTCGATCCGGCCAAAAGCATGCAATCAAGTGATTGGGAGGCGCAAGGGAGGCGgcttggagtcgcctccaacaaataagctccacatgtccactccgggaaaACGGAaattctcccagaaactcatgggactagaggcttgcaacctgcccataggttttaaaatttttatgcaaaacacagtagtagaaaagagtctcctgattccggaggaaagttTGGTACGGTAG